From the genome of Synergistales bacterium:
GCTCCTGTTCCATCACATCCAGCGCGGCCCCGGCAAGCTGGCCCGTAATGAGGGCTTCATAGAGATCTCTGCCGTTCACAATCGGGCCTCTGGACGTATTGACCAGGTACGCCTCTGGTTTCATCTTGGCAAAGAGGCTCTTGTCAAAGAAGCCTCGGGTGTGTTTGTTGAGTGGGATGTGCACGGAGACCACATCGGACCTCCCGAGCACTTCATCCAGGGAGTCCACTGTCTCCACCCCAAGCGCCTCCGCCTTCTCTTTGTCCATGCAGGGATCATGGGCCACAATCCTGCCGAACATCTGATAGGCCTTTCGGGCGGTCTCCTGGCCGATACGGCCGAATCCCACAAGCCCCAGTGTCGCCGCACCGATCTTTTTCAGGTCCCAGGCCGGGACCTTCTCGACGTTCCAGTTCCCTTTCCGTACATCCAGGTAATAGGTGTGGAACTGCTTGAGGAGGATCATGGCGAACATCACTGCATGGTCAGAAACCTCGTCCACACCGAAGGCCGCCATGTTGCATACCTGAATCCCCTCATCGGCGCAGGCTTCAAGGTCCAGATTGTCCACACCCTGGCCGTGCCGGGCGATCACCTTGCAGCGGGACATCCTTTTCGCGACATCCCTGTCTACTAAGGTATTGGCCATGATAAGGCCGTCCACGCTCGCCAGGAAGTCGTCCCGCTTCCCTTCCTGGAAGGTGTGTTCCGGTCCGTAGGGTTCCCTGACGAGCTCAAAATCGGTGTCGCTGAATACCTCTTTTTCTATCTCGATGTCGTTGTCGTTCAAGAGACTGCAGATACCAACCCTCGTCACCACCGGGCATCTCCTCACTTTCGTTGTAAGCTTCTCTGACTAATCCATGAGACTGGGCAAAAACATTGAAAGCTGCGGTATGTATGTAATCAGGATAAGCGAAATAAGCATTGAGAGGATCAACGGCCATACAAAACGGGATATCTTGTCCACTGGAACCCCCGATACGGCAGAGGCAATGAAGAGATTCGCTCCATAGGGAGGCGTGACAAACCCGATTGAGAGATTGACGGTGAGGAATATTCCAAAATGGATCGGGTCGATCCCCAGCTGCATCACCACAGGCAGAAAGATCGGGGCGAGAATGACACAGGATGAGATATTGTCGATAAAACACCCCACAAGGAGCAGGAATATGTTGATCAGGATGAGCAGAACCAGCGGACTCACGGCAAGGTTTGTCAGGAAGTTGCCCACCATGGCGGGTACCTGCTTCATTGTCACCAGGCCGGCAAAGGAGACGGACAGACCCAGGATGAATGTAACCGCCCCGTTGATGAGCATGGTGTCACGGAATGAACTGTAGATCTGCCTGAATCCCAGTTCCTTGTAGATGAAGCATCCCACGAAAAGCGCGTACACAGCCCCCACTACAGCGGCCTCGGTGGGGGTGAAGATACCGCCATAGATACCGCCGAGGATGATAATCGGTACCAGCAATGCCCATATTGCTTCCTTGAGTGCCTGGACCGTCTTCCGTGCCGACGGTTTTCCCTCTGTGCCCCGGTAACCGTGCTTTTTCGAAATAAAGTAGTTGGCCGCCATGAGCAGCACGCCGATAAGGATGCCCGGCAGGATCCCGGCGATAAAAAGCGCTCCGATGGAGGTACCCGTGACCACACCGTAGATGACAAAGGGGATACTGGGAGGGATGATCACGCCTATGGAGCCGGCGGCCGCCGTAATGGCGGCGGCATACCCCCCGGGATAGTTTTTCTCCCGCATGGAGGGAATCATGAACGAACCGATAGCTGAAACGGTGGCTGGCGCAGACCCGGAAATGGCGGCAAAAAACATGCAGGTCAACGTCGTTACCATGGCCAGGCCGCCTGTGAGGTACCCTACCAGTGTGTCGGCCAGGTCGAGCAACCGCTTCGAAATACCGCCATAGCGCATGAGATTGCCTGCGAGGATGAAAAAGGGAATAGCCATAAGCGGGAAAGAATCAAGACCGGCGAAAGCATTCTGGGCAACCATCAGTGTGGGGATGTGCGAGAAAAGAACCAGACTCAGCACCGTGGCGATACCCAGGGCGATCCCGATAGGAACGCTGAGGGTCAGGAAGAAGAGCAGCCCCCCGAAGAGAACAAGAAGCATCATGACTGCTCACCTCGCGCAGGAGCGCTGACCTGGCGGAGTATCATTCGCTGGAAGAGCCGCAGCGACATAAGGCTGCACCCTACCGGGACGGAAAGATATGCCCATGCCATAGGCAGGCGCATCGCCGGCGAGAGCTGCATCCTGTCAAAGAGCATGGAGGTAAGCTGGGAGGACTTGAGCGACAGGAATATACTGAAGGCTATCCAGATGGCAAATACAACCCAGTCGAGCTTTCTCTGGGCGCTCTCGCTCATGAAATTTTTGATGAATTCCACCCGGATATGGGCGGAGTGTTTGACCGCAAAACTCGTTCCGAGCCAGGTCTGCCATACGAAGATGTACCGGGCAAGCTCCTCGCTCCAGGAAAGCGAAGACTGAAAGATGTACCGCATGACCACCTGCATGAATATGAGTGCGACCGTAAAAACAAGAGATGGAATAAGAATAACTTCTTCGAATCTTCGGTCGAGAAAACGTAAGAACCGCACGCACCTTCCTCCCTTCCGCTACAAAAACAACCGCCCCAAGGGGTTTGATTTACCGCCAGTCCTCCGGGTTGCCCCACACGGCACGGCCCTTCGTAAGGGTGAGCACCGCCTCTGTTTCCTGCAGCGTTTCCGGGGCCCGGGAGGCCACGTCACGGTTGAGAACAGTGATATCCGCTTTGTAGCCCGGCTTGATTTTCCCAAGCGTTTCAGAGCGTCCGGCTGAACGATGGCCGTTCACCGTGTACAGCGTCAGCGCTTCTTCCAGGGAGACCTTCTCCTCCGGCTTCCAGCCGCCTTTCGGTGCACCCTCGTCGTTCACTCGGTTTACGGCAGCCCAGATACCCCGCCAGGGATTCATCTGTTCACAGCCGGCGTCACTGGAACCGCAAACCAGGAGTCCGGCGTTGAGTAACGAGGTGCAGAAATAGCCGTATTCACTCCGGTCGGAGCCGAGACGCTGTCCAAGAATCGACATATCGGTGGGCACCATACCCGACTGGATGTCGCAGACCACGGCATCCTTGAGGTGTGCGAGCTCGGCTATCTGGTCGGGCCTGCAGAGCTGTACGTGGTTCAGCCGCAAGGGGTAAGTAAAGGGGGTTGACCTGGGAAGGTCGAGCTTGTTGGCCAGGGAAAGGAACTGATCGATTGCCGCATCGCCGATAGCGTGAATCTGCGTCTGGATGCACCTGTCCTGGGCTTCCTGCAGAATTGGAAGCAGGTCCTCCTCGTTGTGGTTGAGAACCCCCCAGTTCCCCGGATCGTCGGCGTAGGGGGCGGAAAGAGCGGCAGAACGAGGCCCCAGGGCACCATCCAGGAAGACCTTGAACCCTCCATAGCGGAGAAACTCGTCACCGAACCCACTGCGTATGCCCAGGGCGGGAAGAGTCTCGTCATAGAGTGTGATCCGCAGAGGGAGCTCACCGGATTCATTGAGCGCCTGCAGTGCGGGATAGTCCTCTCCAAGACCGTAGGAATCGGCACTGCAGGCGTGTATGGAGGTGACACCAAGGGCAGCAAACTCCCTGCAGGCCTCTTTGAGGATCCGCTCCGTCTCTCGCGGTGAATACATTTCCCGTTCCATGGTTGCAACAATTCGATTGGCGTCCTCTTCGTGGAATATCCCCGGGTGGTCATCGCCACAGGCAACGCCAGATCGCTTCAAAGCATTGCTGCTGGCTACATGCACATGCCCGCAGGTCCGCACCAGATGGATGGGGTTGGGCAATTGCAGCCCGTCGAGTTCGAAACGGGTGGGGATCTCGTTTTCCGGCCAGCGGGTCTCGTTGAAGCCGATGGCGAACATCCAGTCACCGGGCTTCGTGTCAGCCGCATGTTCTCGGATCATCCTGAAGAGCTCATCCTTGGAACCAACCTGGGAGAGGTCCAGGGCGAGTTTCTGCCGTGCGTAGGCCGTAAGGTGCACGTGGGTATCGCACAACCCCGGCAAAACGGTATTTCCGTCGAGGGTCACCCTCTTCGGACACTTCGGTGCGTCACTCTCATCGCCTACAAAAGCTATATACCCATCCTTCAGATAGACAGCGTGCCCTTTCGGCAAAAACCTCTCACCGTCCCAGATGCGGCCTCCTCTGATCAACAGCTCAGTCA
Proteins encoded in this window:
- a CDS encoding C-terminal binding protein translates to MVTRVGICSLLNDNDIEIEKEVFSDTDFELVREPYGPEHTFQEGKRDDFLASVDGLIMANTLVDRDVAKRMSRCKVIARHGQGVDNLDLEACADEGIQVCNMAAFGVDEVSDHAVMFAMILLKQFHTYYLDVRKGNWNVEKVPAWDLKKIGAATLGLVGFGRIGQETARKAYQMFGRIVAHDPCMDKEKAEALGVETVDSLDEVLGRSDVVSVHIPLNKHTRGFFDKSLFAKMKPEAYLVNTSRGPIVNGRDLYEALITGQLAGAALDVMEQEPANMDDPLFSLENVVFTPHSAFRSDKSLPELRRHCAMEVKRVLTGQPPASPANSPDEKKRS
- a CDS encoding TRAP transporter large permease, translated to MMLLVLFGGLLFFLTLSVPIGIALGIATVLSLVLFSHIPTLMVAQNAFAGLDSFPLMAIPFFILAGNLMRYGGISKRLLDLADTLVGYLTGGLAMVTTLTCMFFAAISGSAPATVSAIGSFMIPSMREKNYPGGYAAAITAAAGSIGVIIPPSIPFVIYGVVTGTSIGALFIAGILPGILIGVLLMAANYFISKKHGYRGTEGKPSARKTVQALKEAIWALLVPIIILGGIYGGIFTPTEAAVVGAVYALFVGCFIYKELGFRQIYSSFRDTMLINGAVTFILGLSVSFAGLVTMKQVPAMVGNFLTNLAVSPLVLLILINIFLLLVGCFIDNISSCVILAPIFLPVVMQLGIDPIHFGIFLTVNLSIGFVTPPYGANLFIASAVSGVPVDKISRFVWPLILSMLISLILITYIPQLSMFLPSLMD
- a CDS encoding TRAP transporter small permease; its protein translation is MQVVMRYIFQSSLSWSEELARYIFVWQTWLGTSFAVKHSAHIRVEFIKNFMSESAQRKLDWVVFAIWIAFSIFLSLKSSQLTSMLFDRMQLSPAMRLPMAWAYLSVPVGCSLMSLRLFQRMILRQVSAPARGEQS
- a CDS encoding amidohydrolase; this encodes MTLDGNTVLPGLCDTHVHLTAYARQKLALDLSQVGSKDELFRMIREHAADTKPGDWMFAIGFNETRWPENEIPTRFELDGLQLPNPIHLVRTCGHVHVASSNALKRSGVACGDDHPGIFHEEDANRIVATMEREMYSPRETERILKEACREFAALGVTSIHACSADSYGLGEDYPALQALNESGELPLRITLYDETLPALGIRSGFGDEFLRYGGFKVFLDGALGPRSAALSAPYADDPGNWGVLNHNEEDLLPILQEAQDRCIQTQIHAIGDAAIDQFLSLANKLDLPRSTPFTYPLRLNHVQLCRPDQIAELAHLKDAVVCDIQSGMVPTDMSILGQRLGSDRSEYGYFCTSLLNAGLLVCGSSDAGCEQMNPWRGIWAAVNRVNDEGAPKGGWKPEEKVSLEEALTLYTVNGHRSAGRSETLGKIKPGYKADITVLNRDVASRAPETLQETEAVLTLTKGRAVWGNPEDWR